One Thermodesulfobacteriota bacterium genomic region harbors:
- the gmd gene encoding GDP-mannose 4,6-dehydratase has translation MPKALITGITGQDGSYLAEYLLSKGYEVHGLIRRASTFNTSRIDHIYVDPHIPGARLFLHYGDLSDSGELTELIYNIRPDEVYNLAAQSHVRVSFDMPEYTGDITALGTTRLLEAIRRSGIKTRFYQASSSEMFGASPPPQNEKTPFCPRSPYAAAKVYAYWMTVNYREAYGLFACNGILFNHESPRRGETFVSRKITRAIAHILAGKQKKLYLGNLNAKRDWGFAPEYVEMMYLMLQQDSPDDYVVGTGESHSVREFVEKAFFYAGIEIEWKGCGIEEKGIVKSVSDTVSPCGELPIKPSQIVIEIDPRYFRPTEVDHLRADITKAKERLNWQPRTTFEELIMIMVDYDMKLLGLNPPGKGIKACQEKGFFYTGHELTYIPNSGCG, from the coding sequence ATGCCCAAGGCCTTAATAACAGGAATCACTGGTCAGGACGGATCTTACCTTGCGGAGTATCTTCTCTCGAAGGGTTATGAGGTACACGGGCTTATCCGCCGCGCAAGTACTTTCAATACATCACGAATAGATCATATATACGTCGATCCTCACATCCCGGGCGCAAGACTATTCCTACATTATGGAGACCTATCCGATTCGGGAGAGCTCACCGAGCTCATATATAACATCCGCCCAGATGAAGTTTACAATCTAGCAGCCCAAAGCCACGTTCGTGTCTCGTTCGATATGCCCGAATACACAGGGGACATAACGGCTTTAGGCACAACAAGACTTCTTGAAGCAATAAGGAGAAGCGGAATAAAAACCAGGTTCTACCAAGCATCTTCTTCAGAAATGTTCGGAGCATCTCCTCCACCCCAAAACGAAAAGACACCTTTTTGTCCTAGAAGTCCTTACGCAGCTGCCAAGGTTTACGCATACTGGATGACAGTCAATTACAGAGAGGCTTACGGACTCTTTGCATGTAATGGGATACTCTTCAATCACGAAAGCCCAAGAAGGGGTGAAACATTCGTATCTAGAAAGATAACGAGGGCGATTGCCCACATTCTTGCAGGAAAGCAAAAAAAGTTATATCTCGGTAACCTAAACGCCAAGAGGGACTGGGGTTTTGCTCCTGAGTACGTCGAAATGATGTACCTTATGCTTCAACAGGATAGCCCTGATGACTATGTTGTGGGCACAGGGGAAAGCCACTCGGTCAGAGAATTTGTAGAAAAGGCGTTTTTTTACGCCGGAATAGAAATAGAGTGGAAAGGTTGTGGCATAGAAGAAAAAGGGATCGTCAAATCTGTGAGTGATACGGTTTCCCCCTGTGGTGAACTACCCATTAAGCCATCTCAGATAGTAATAGAGATCGATCCCCGCTACTTTAGGCCAACCGAAGTAGACCATCTAAGGGCTGACATAACAAAGGCTAAAGAGAGATTAAATTGGCAACCCCGAACAACTTTTGAGGAGCTCATAATGATAATGGTCGATTACGATATGAAGCTGCTTGGCCTTAATCCTCCAGGTAAGGGAATAAAAGCATGTCAGGAGAAAGGGTTTTTCTATACTGGACACGAACTGACATATATTCCGAATAGCGGTTGTGGGTAA
- the yihA gene encoding ribosome biogenesis GTP-binding protein YihA/YsxC, translated as MRILNAEFLKRIVDHTERRFCQMLEVGFIGRSNVGKSSLINCLLLRKLARTSSSPGATKTINLYKAEYEYRGKKSVMIISDFPGFGYTRISKSIYEGWERMIDSYVQNNPLLKRLIWVFDVRRNFDELDSLALSWLNLRNIPFSFAVNKIDKVSKSELAIRRREFEKLLGTVPVFFVSAKDRTGRKELLYHIGDVISRPS; from the coding sequence GTGCGAATCCTAAACGCGGAGTTTCTAAAACGTATAGTTGATCACACAGAGAGAAGGTTCTGTCAAATGTTAGAGGTCGGATTTATAGGAAGATCAAACGTTGGCAAATCTTCCCTCATAAATTGTCTACTTTTGAGAAAGCTGGCGCGGACGAGCTCTTCTCCGGGTGCCACAAAAACTATAAACCTTTACAAGGCAGAGTACGAGTATAGAGGGAAAAAAAGCGTGATGATAATTTCAGATTTTCCGGGATTCGGATACACACGGATCTCAAAGAGTATATACGAGGGATGGGAAAGGATGATTGACTCTTACGTACAAAATAATCCCCTGTTAAAAAGGCTCATATGGGTTTTTGATGTTAGGCGAAACTTCGATGAACTCGACAGTCTGGCACTTAGTTGGCTCAATTTGAGAAATATCCCTTTCTCTTTTGCGGTCAATAAGATAGACAAGGTTTCTAAAAGCGAACTGGCGATAAGGAGAAGAGAATTTGAAAAGTTACTAGGTACTGTTCCAGTTTTTTTCGTTTCGGCCAAAGACAGGACAGGCAGGAAAGAGCTTTTATATCACATAGGGGATGTTATAAGTAGACCCTCTTAA
- the pyrE gene encoding orotate phosphoribosyltransferase — MDEKRRLLEILKTLSYEEGEFILKSGKKSTYYIDARETTLNPEGMYLTGLILYEEVKRMGDVSAVGGVSVGADPLVCATVLYAYSKGDPIKGFFIRKEPKGYGKNLWIEGGKNLVKGEKVVILEDVVTTGGSSVRAAEIAEKEGLLVKGIIALIDREEGGKEEIESRGYGFRSVFTIKDLKS, encoded by the coding sequence ATGGATGAAAAAAGAAGACTACTAGAAATTTTAAAAACCTTATCCTATGAAGAGGGCGAGTTCATCTTAAAAAGCGGAAAAAAAAGCACCTATTACATTGATGCGAGAGAAACTACTCTCAATCCTGAGGGAATGTACCTTACGGGTCTTATACTGTACGAGGAGGTAAAAAGAATGGGTGATGTCTCAGCTGTTGGTGGTGTGAGTGTAGGGGCAGATCCCTTGGTTTGCGCAACCGTTCTTTACGCTTATTCAAAGGGAGATCCTATTAAAGGTTTTTTCATAAGAAAGGAACCAAAAGGTTACGGCAAAAATCTATGGATAGAGGGGGGAAAAAATTTAGTCAAAGGAGAAAAGGTCGTTATACTTGAGGACGTTGTAACGACAGGTGGTTCGTCGGTAAGGGCAGCGGAGATAGCCGAAAAAGAAGGCCTCCTAGTAAAAGGTATCATTGCACTTATAGATAGGGAGGAAGGTGGAAAAGAAGAAATCGAATCGAGAGGCTATGGGTTTCGAAGCGTCTTTACTATAAAGGATCTCAAAAGTTAA